From one Salmo salar chromosome ssa09, Ssal_v3.1, whole genome shotgun sequence genomic stretch:
- the ccdc197 gene encoding uncharacterized protein CCDC197, whose translation METLPCINKGDPRLKLKVENRMKNIFVTQFEETRQEDENVNHIPVITETASRVLETGVNTLQRTLVLKKQVEVDEVDRQLAQKRQEFKGRMQALAQRKAELELKQQATKDRAKKFEKFVEDNEVKRRRALKKYQAARKQNDLKQNEKEEFTEQLEKLQARQQYLKDRVTKYKMYEDYMMKMLDFLPENYLEYGADSLVMPIIRRHETLSLTHQDLVERLGQLVEELEQGQRSLDSLKQEHNTNKLMMNRELSELQTQWDRAKEKNNQTEMKLMMHQGQSRDQVEEVGCLLIAVKNLAEQCYLQHYGPLEEIDMLTMMDMVKEYILERSDIEMRATRLIDSGTTLTSATEHRGSLKNINSKTQLKSPSKTSGRSGLSS comes from the exons ATGGAGACTCTTCCTTGTATAAATAAAGGTGATCCTCGTCTAAAGCTGAAAGTGGAGAATAGAATGAAAAACATTTTTGTAACGCAATTTGAGGAAACTAG ACAAGAAGATGAAAATGTCAATCACATACCTGTTATAACAGAG ACCGCTAGCAGAGTCCTGGAGACAGGAGTGAACACATTACAGAGAACCCTTGTCCTGAAGAAGCAGGTGGAGGTGGATGAAGTGGATAGGCAGCTGGCACAGAAACGACAGGAATTCAAAGGCCGCATGCAGGCCCTTGCACAGAGGAAGGCAGAGCTAGAGCTGAAACAACAGGCG ACTAAAGACAGAGCAAAGAAATTTGAGAAGTTTGTTGAGGACAATGAGGTAAAGCGCCGTCGGGCCCTGAAGAAGTACCAGGCAGCGAGGAAGCAGAACGATCTGAAGCAGAACGAGAAAGAGGAGTTCACTGAACAGCTGGAAAAACTGCAGGCCAG GCAGCAGTATTTAAAGGACAGGGTGACCAAGTATAAAATGTACGAAGACTACATGATGAAAATGTTAGATTTTCTCCCGGAGA ATTACCTGGAGTATGGGGCAGACTCCCTGGTGATGCCCATCATCCGGCGCCATGAGACCCTTTCGCTCACGCATCAGGACCTGGTGGAGCGCCTGGGCCAGCTGGTGGAAGAGCTGGAGCAGGGCCAGCGCAGCCTGGACAGCCTGAAGCAGGAGCACAACACCAACAAGCTG ATGATGAACAGGGAGCTGTCTGAACTGCAGACCCAATGGGACAGAGCCAAGGAGAAGAACAACCAGACTGAGATGAAACTGATGATGCACCAAGGCCAGTCCAGAGACCAG gttgaggaagtgggttgCCTGCTGATAGCTGTGAAGAACCTTGCAGAGCAGTGCTACTTACAACACTATGGGCCTCTGGAAGAGATAGACATGCTGACAATGATGGATATGGTAAAG GAATACATTCTGGAGAGGTCAGACATTGAGATGAGAGCAACACGACTGATAGACTCAGGCACCACATTGACGAGTGCCACAGAGCACAGAGGATCACTGAAAAACATTAACAGTAAAACACAACTGAAGAGCCCCAGCAAGACCAGTGGGAGGAGTGGACTGTCTAGTTAA
- the LOC106611003 gene encoding ankyrin repeat and SOCS box protein 2, whose protein sequence is MLKHFVYVYTISPPAQPGLVDKRTLQEQAALLLSFSRQQLFCVQCLLQPGPDPDISNKNKETPLYKGADINMQTCDGATALCEASKNCHREIVELLLSPNTDGNKPTKTGLLPLHVAAQCGHHDIVYLLVPVTKSGQSSQSVITPLDQAAEHNRDMVTAILLRTGADVNATLSHNRSMQYLDHCITALYFSISNGSTIAAILLAAVRLGCARTVSLLLEHGADNTSIPFCHTTFPGAIILCMNNLPLLKCLLVNGCDIWAYFRCAYGCSPHPAQDSMGSIVINVNTVLPTNDMSLLTCT, encoded by the exons ATGTTAAAGCATTTTGTTTATGTGTATACTATTTCCCCTCCAGCCCAACCAGGATTAGTTGACAAGCGCACCCTCCAAGAACAGGCTGCTCTCCTCCTGTCATTTTCCAGGCAGCAACTGTTCTGTGTTCAATGCCTCCTACAGCCAGGGCCAGACCCTGACATCAGCAACAAGAACAAAGAGACTCCCCTATACAAAG GTGCTGACATCAACATGCAGACATGTGACGGTGCTACAGCCCTGTGTGAGGCCAGTAAAAATTGCCACAGGGAGATAGTGGAGCTGCTACTTTCTCCCAACACAGACGGCAACAAACCCACCAAGACAGGACTCCTACCTCTACATGTTGCTGCTCAGTGTGGACACCATGA TATTGTGTACCTGCTTGTCCCAGTCACTAAGTCGGGCCAGAGTTCACAAAGCGTGATCACCCCCCTCGACCAGGCTGCAGAGCACAACCGGGACATGGTCACAGCCATATTGCTCAGGACAGGTGCCGATGTCAACGCCACACTATCCCACAATCGCTCCATGCAGTATTTGGATCACTGCATCACAGCACTCTACTTTTCCATTTCCAATGGAAGCACTATTGCTGCCATTCTACTAGCAGCTGTAAGACTGGGTTGTGCCAGGACTGTCTCCCTACTGCTGGAGCATGGGGCTGATAACACCAGCATTCCATTCTGTCACACCACCTTCCCTGGTGCTATCATACTCTGTATGAATAACCTACCTCTTCTCAAGTGCCTTTTGGTCAATGGCTGTGATATCTGGGCCTACTTCAGATGTGCATATGGTTGCAGCCCACACCCAGCCCAGGACAGCATGGGCAGCATAGTCATCAACGTCAACACTGTACTTCCTACCAATGACATGTCTCTTTTAACCTGCACATGA